A genomic stretch from Penicillium digitatum chromosome 4, complete sequence includes:
- a CDS encoding Leucyl-tRNA synthetase yields MAAAVASAAELDPSNSSKNTLKLENTEKRDTLVAIEKKYQAQWKDQKIFEVDAPSFEEAPQGVMTPAELREKYPKFFGTMAYPYMNGTLHAGHSFTASKVEFMAGFARMEGKRALFPLGFHCTGMPIKACADKLANEVKKFGQGFEGYNEEAEAAEDLIAAPTQEVKTEAAEKFSGKKSKAAAKTVKMKYQFQIMLAIGVPLEEIHKFADAAHWLDHFPPLAIRDLDSMGARVDWRRQFVTTDANPYYDAFVRWQMNRLHELGKIMYGNRYTVYSPKDGQPCMDHDRTEGEGIGPQEYSAIKLQVKEWSPKMAELVKGKIEDDAKVYFVPATLRPETMYGQTSCFVGPKINYGLFKLKEKEYIIVTKRAAWNMAFQGHFFGDKFPKTQDELPQVLEVQGSAFVGTLVNAPLSFHTAGIRILPMESVSAAKGTGVVTSVPSDSPDDYATLVDLAKKAEYYGIQKEWAELEIFPLIDTPTYGNLTAPALVKELKINSPKDVTQLAQAKDLAYMEGFYKGTMLVGKYKGEAVSDAKDKVRKDLYDSGEAFPFADPMGKVVSRSGDDCVVAYLGQWFLNYGENDAEWQQETLNHVVNNLNTYSAECKNGFEKNLSWLNRWACARTYGLGSQLPWDKQFLVESLSDSTVYMAYYTIAHLLHGDRYGKTTGPLDLTAEQMTDEVWDYIFTRREISDELVTKSGISKESLQKMRREFEYWYPLDVRVSGKDLIQNHLTFFLYIHIALFPKEYWPRGVRANGHLLLNGEKMSKSTGNFLTLKDAVDKFGADATRIAFADAGDSIEDANFEESVANSNILRLHTLKEWIEEVAKDETLRTGPADAFADKLFNNELNSLVRETQKHYQDTNFKLALKSGLYDFTSSRDSYREASTAAGVGMHRDTILRYIELQALMLAPITPHWAEHIWLEVLKKSESIHYAQFPVVPEPSPELTAAQNYVRSTASNIMGSEANFTKKLSKGKAITFDPRKPKKLTIFVAKKFPNWQEKYIDLVRDSFDSLNLSFNDKELNAKVGKFGEMKKAMPFVQNLKRRLVNAGESPATVFDRKLPFDEFAVLSEMVGGLKRTSGFKEIEIIAVDEGGKTGEVVGTGEKREGLSGENAVPGTPTFQFVNVE; encoded by the exons ATGGCCGCCGCAGTTGCATCTGCAGCTGAGCTCGATCCGAGTAACAGCTCAAAGAACACCCTTAAACTGGAAAAT ACTGAAAAGCGAGACACCTTAGTCGCAATCGAAAAGAAGTACCAGGCACAATGGAAGGACCAAAAGATTTTCGAAGTCGATGCACCCTCGTTCGAGGAAGCACCCCAGGGCGTCATGACCCCCGCCGAGCTCCGTGAGAAGTACCCCAAGTTCTTTGGTACTATGGCCTACCCTTACATGAACGGTACTTTGCACGCCGGACACAGTTTCACTGCTAGTAAGGTGGAGTTCATGGCTGGATTTGCCCGCATGGAGGGCAAGCGTGCACTTTTCCCTCTGGGCTTTCATTGCACTGGCATGCCTATCAAGGCCTGTGCCGATAAGCTCGCCAACGAGGTGAAGAAGTTCGGCCAGGGCTTTGAGGGATACAACGAGGAGGCAGAGGCTGCCGAAGACCTAATCGCAGCTCCCACACAAGAAGTTAAGACCGAGGCAGCTGAGAAGTTCTCCggcaagaagagcaaggccGCCGCCAAGACCGTGAAGATGAAGTACCAGTTCCAGATTATGCTTGCAATTGGCGTTCCCCTGGAGGAAATTCACAAATTTGCCGACGCTGCCCACTGGCTCGACCACTTCCCTCCTCTTGCTATCCGTGATCTTGACAGCATGGGTGCCCGCGTCGATTGGCGCCGCCAGTTCGTCACCACCGATGCCAACCCCTACTATGATGCTTTCGTCCGCTGGCAAATGAACCGCCTGCACGAACTCGGCAAGATCATGTACGGCAACCGTTACACCGTCTACTCGCCCAAGGACGGTCAGCCTTGCATGGACCACGACCGCACCGAGGGCGAGGGCATTGGTCCCCAGGAATACTCTGCTATCAAGCTCCAGGTTAAGGAGTGGTCGCCGAAAATGGCAGAGCTCGTGAAAGGAAAGATTGAGGATGACGCTAAAGTATACTTCGTTCCAGCCACCCTGCGCCCCGAGACCATGTATGGCCAGACTAGCTGCTTCGTCGGCCCAAAGATCAACTACGGTCTATTTAAGCTGAAGGAGAAGGAATACATTATCGTCACCAAGCGTGCTGCCTGGAACATGGCCTTCCAGGGTCATTTCTTCGGCGATAAGTTCCCTAAGACTCAAGACGAGCTCCCACAGGTTCTTGAGGTACAGGGTTCTGCCTTCGTTGGAACACTGGTCAACGCACCTCTCTCTTTCCACACCGCAGGTATCCGCATCCTGCCCATGGAGAGTGTTTCGGCAGCTAAGGGTACTGGTGTTGTCACCTCTGTCCCCTCCGACAGCCCCGACGACTACGCCACCTTGGTGGATCTGGCGAAAAAGGCCGAGTACTATGGTATTCAGAAGGAGTGGGCTGAGCTGGAGATTTTCCCGCTCATTGACACTCCCACTTACGGTAACTTGACCGCCCCTGCTCTGGTCAAGGAGCTGAAGATCAATTCTCCCAAGGACGTCACCCAGCTTGCTCAGGCCAAGGATCTGGCCTACATGGAAGGTTTCTACAAGGGCACCATGCTAGTTGGTAAATACAAGGGCGAGGCTGTCAGTGATGCTAAGGACAAGGTCCGCAAGGACCTCTATGACAGTGGTGAGGCCTTCCCCTTCGCCGACCCCATGGGCAAGGTTGTCAGCCGCAGTGGTGACGATTGCGTTGTTGCCTACCTGGGCCAGTGGTTCCTGAACTACGGCGAGAACGACGCCGAGTGGCAGCAGGAGACCTTGAACCACGTTGTGAACAACCTCAACACGTACTCCGCCGAATGCAAGAACGGTTTTGAGAAGAATCTATCGTGGCTTAACAGATGGGCATGTGCCAGAACCTACGGTCTCGGATCCCAGCTGCCATGGGACAAGCAGTTCCTGGTTGAGAGTCTGAGTGACAGTACCGTCTACATGGCCTACTACACCATCGCTCACCTCCTTCACGGCGACCGGTACGGTAAAACGACTGGCCCCCTGGATTTGACTGCGGAGCAGATGACCGACGAGGTTTGGGACTACATCTTCACAAGACGGGAGATTAGTGACGAGCTTGTCACTAAGAGTGGAATTAGCAAAGAATCTCTGCAGAAAATGCGTCGTGAATTCGAATACTGGTACCCTCTTGATGTTCGTGTCTCCGGCAAGGACCTGATCCAGAACCACTTGACCTTCTTCCTATACATCCATATTGCTCTCTTCCCCAAGGAGTACTGGCCCCGTGGTGTTCGTGCTAACGGCCACTTGCTCCTCAACGGCGAGAAGATGAGCAAGAGTACCGGCAACTTCCTGACTCTCAAGGATGCCGTCGACAAGTTCGGCGCCGATGCTACCCGTATTGCATTTGCCGATGCCGGTGACAGCATTGAAGATGCCAACTTCGAGGAGTCTGTTGCCAACAGTAACATCCTGCGTCTCCACACCTTGAAGGAGTGGATCGAGGAGGTTGCTAAGGACGAGACTCTGCGCACTGGCCCTGCTGATGCCTTCGCTGACAAGCTCTTCAACAACGAGCTTAACAGCCTTGTTCGCGAGACCCAGAAGCACTACCAGGA CACCAACTTCAAGCTCGCTCTCAAGTCTGGCCTATATGACTTCACTAGCTCCCGTGACAGCTACCGTGAAGCTTCCACCGCTGCTGGAGTGGGTATGCACCGGGATACCATTCTGCGCTACATAGAGCTGCAGGCTCTGATGCTGGCACCCATTACTCCTCACTGGGCCGAGCACATCTGGCTCGAGGTTCTCAAGAAG TCCGAGTCCATCCACTACGCCCAGTTCCCTGTCGTGCCAGAACCCTCTCCTGAGCTGACCGCCGCTCAGAACTACGTCCGTAGTACCGCAAGCAACATCATGGGCTCCGAGGCCAACTTCACCAAGAAGCTGTCCAAGGGCAAGGCCATTACCTTCGACCCCCGTAAACCCAAGAAGCTTACCATCTTCGTTGCCAAGAAGTTCCCCAACTGGCAGGAGAAGTATATCGACCTGGTGCGCGATTCCTTCGACTCGCTGAACCTCTCCTTCAATGATAAGGAGCTCAACGCAAAGGTTGGCAAGTTCGGTGAGATGAAGAAGGCCATGCCTTTCGTTCAGAACCTGAAGCGTCGTCTGGTCAACGCTGGCGAGTCCCCCGCCACTGTCTTTGATCGTAAGCTTCCCTTCGATGAGTTCGCCGTTCTGTCCGAGATGGTGGGTGGTCTGAAGCGCACCTCCGGTTTCAAGGAGATTGAGATCATTGCTGTTGATGAAGGTGGCAAGACTGGTGAGGTTGTTGGCACCGGTGAGAAGCGTGAGGGTCTGTCGGGCGAGAATGCCGTGCCTGGAACTCCTACCTTCCAGTTTGTCAACGTCGAATAA
- a CDS encoding Pyridoxal phosphate-dependent transferase, major region, subdomain 2, whose amino-acid sequence MLSSRGSENVRELAKPWRFSLTQNYDPEENPTGLISFGMAENKPMRVEIAEYINEKVVFTQDSISYRSSAPTTAKLLSAAAVHLNNILKPHAPIDPEHVFVADSPTSLGSMLGYSLAEPEDGILVSRPVYGRFELDYGVESGVRMVYADTAVEEAFSPASVEKYELALKAAKDRGQKIRAVLLVNPHNPVGRCYPVETLTAIARFCSKHNLHLISDEVYASCVFDSGDPEAVPFTSITSLAFTGLIDPNLVHVLYGFSKDFASGGLHLGFLVTQNPQLRQACKAILRLHGASQAAVTIGTAILEDQAFVSNFRAKARKRLASAYRLTTSVLDKEGIDYVKGGNAGFFVYIDLSPYLPADSALSPRNREFALAQRLVDAGVFLHPGEEHSMEIGWFRLVFSQEEDTLKEGLNRLLSVLRSIA is encoded by the exons ATGTTGTCTTCCCGAGGAAGTGAGAATGTTAGGGAATTGGCTAAGCCCTGGCGCTTTAGTCTTACCCAAAATTATGACCCAGAGGAGAATCCAACGGGTCTCATCTCATTTGGCATGGCGGAGAAT AAACCAATGAGAGTTGAGATAGCTGAATATATTAACGAAAAG GTCGTCTTTACACAAGATTCTATCAGCTACCGCTCAAGTGCACCAACAACTGCAAAATTGCTATCCGCGGCAGCCGTTCATTTGAACAATATACTGAAACCACATGCCCCAATTGATCCCGAGCATGTATTCGTTGCAGACTCTCCGACCTCACTTGGCAGTATGCTGGGATATAGTCTCGCAGAACCTGAGGATGGTATCCTCGTCAGCAGACCTGTATACGGCCGCTTTGAGCTAGACTACGGTGTTGAGTCTGGCGTTCGAATGGTCTATGCCGACACAGCCGTGGAAGAGGCATTCTCTCCTGCTTCTGTGGAGAAGTATGAGCTAGCTTTGAAGGCTGCTAAGGACCGGGGCCAGAAGATCCGAGCTGTGCTGCTTGTCAACCCGCACAATCCGGTCG GTCGTTGTTACCCAGTCGAGACACTCACGGCTATCGCCCGGTTCTGCAGCAAGCATAATCTCCATCTCATCAGTGACGAGGTCTACGCCTCCTGTGTGTTTGATTCCGGTGACCCTGAGGCTGTGCCATTTACTTCAATCACCTCGCTAGCTTTTACGGGGTTGATAGATCCTAATCTGGTCCATGTGTTATATGGCTTTAGCAAG GACTTTGCTTCTGGGGGTCTTCACCTCGGCTTCTTGGTGACCCAGAACCCGCAGCTTCGTCAGGCCTGCAAAGCAATCTT GAGACTCCACGGTGCTTCACAAGCAGCGGTGACGATTGGCACTGCGATTCTAGAAGACCAAGCTTTTGTGTCGAACTTCAGGGCCAAAGCAAGAAAGAGGCTCGCTTCAGCCTACCGGCTTACAACATCGGTGCTTGACAAGGAGGGAATCGACTATGTCAAGGGCGG AAACGCTGGCTTCTTCGTCTACATCGACTTGTCCCCTTATCTCCCCGCTGACAGCGCTCTTTCCCCGCGGAATCGGGAATTTGCCCTTGCACAGAGGCTTGTCGATGCTGGTGTTTTCTTGCATCCTGGTGAAGAGCATTCGATGGAGATTGGGTGGTTTCGATTGGTTTTCTCGCAGGAAGAAGACACATTGAAGGAAGGTCTTAACAG GTTGTTGAGTGTTTTAAGGTCGATTGCATGA
- a CDS encoding Genetic interactor of prohibitins, giving the protein MLSSRNVQKPEIESAASAPKVDSSIPSSTAFFTIREQPPYKPQVDTLADSLPVCCPGCGAFSQTVEANEPGYYGTSRKQIRKLLAVRKEAIEHINRPNNMLSTEVHDLSAEQSDAIEEAVPPQPIQDGAFPDEAVDPETNFLGSTGRITEVCDRCHDLIHHNKAVSSPKPTILSIRHYLEESPYKNNRVYHIIDAADFPLSLVPRIHWALMLQEQRSRNRRSTNEKYERGRKLPSLSFIITRSDLLAATKEQVDSKMAYIRTELRAALGRSGREARLGNVHMISAHRGWWTKEVKEEIREHGGGIWVVGKANVGKSSFIEACFPKDSRNVEKIEEWVQRRRDEKEIPNQREATPLDPNSLLPPAPREDLYPVLPVVSSLPGTTVSPIRIPFGRGKGEVIDLPGLERGLLEDFVQDEHKRDLIMTKRIKPERLTIKPGQSLLLGGGLVRITPVNPQDTVMSASFLPLESHITNTQKAIETQAEETPYRGTVIMKEGTGSAMASAGKFDLKWDTTNSNLPTSLAKAVKDRGISVPSLPYRVMSADILIEGCGWIELSIQIRSKRDTEDEPSYPQVEVFTPNGKHIGSRRPIECWNFIAEKKKIDKRKRPRTRY; this is encoded by the exons ATGCTCTCGAGTCGCAATGTTCAGAAACCCGAGATTGAATCTGCTGCGTCTGCTCCCAAAGTCGATTCCTCGATCCCAAGCTCAACTGCTTTTTTCACAATC CGAGAACAGCCCCCATATAAGCCTCAAGTCGACACCCTAGCCGATTCCCTTCCTGTGTGCTGTCCAGGATGTGGCGCATTCTCCCAGACAGTTGAAGCAAACGAGCCAGGATACTATGGTACATCACGAAAGCAGATTCGAAAGCTACTGGCCGTGAGAAAGGAAGCAATTGAACACATTAATCGACCAAATAACATGTTATCCACCGAGGTACATGACTTGAGCGCAGAGCAGAGCGATGCTATCGAGGAGGCGGTGCCACCCCAACCCATTCAAG ATGGAGCTTTTCCGGATGAAGCTGTCGATCCCGAGACCAATTTCCTTGGGTCCACGGGTCGAATCACCGAAGTCTGCGATCGTTGTCACGACTTGATACACCACAACAAGGCAGTATCTTCGCCTAAGCCGACTATTCTGTCCATACGACACTATCTGGAGGAATCACCGTACAAAAACAACCGTGTTTACCATATCATCGATGCCGCAGATTTCCCACTGTCTCTCGTTCCACGTATTCATTGGGCGTTAATGCTGCAGGAGCAACGCTCGCGGAACCGACGATCTACGAATGAGAAATACGAACGCGGGAGAAAGCTTCCATCACTCTCGTTTATCATCACGCGCTCAGACCTTTTGGCCGCAACAAAGGAGCAAGTAGACTCGAAGATGGCCTACATTCGCACAGAGCTCCGTGCAGCTTTGGGAAGATCAGGGAGGGAGGCCCGTTTGGGAAACGTGCACATGATTAGTGCGCACCGTGGCTGGTGGACGAAGGAAGTCAAGGAAGAGATCCGAGAGCATGGCGGCGGTATTTGGGTCGTTGGAAAGGCTAATGTCGGAAAGAGCAGCTTCATTGAAGCTTGTTTCCCTAAGGATTCCAGAAATGTGGAGAAAATCGAAGAGTGGGTTCAACGCCGCCGTGATGAAAAGGAGATTCCAAACCAGCGAGAGGCCACCCCTCTTGACCCCAATAGCCTTCTGCCCCCTGCCCCTCGTGAGGATCTATATCCTGTTCTCCCAGTGGTTTCTTCCCTTCCGGGCACTACAGTCTCGCCTATCCGTATTCCATTCGGCCGCGGAAAGGGCGAGGTCATTGATTTGCCCGGCCTAGAACGTGGTCTACTGGAAGACTTTGTTCAGGATGAACACAAGCGTGATTTGATCATGACGAAGCGAATCAAGCCGGAACGTTTAACCATTAAACCCGGCCAGTCTCTTCTGCTTGGTGGCGGTCTTGTTCGCATCACACCGGTGAATCCCCAAGATACCGTCATGTCCGCCAGTTTCCTACCTCTCGAGTCTCACATCACAAACACCCAGAAAGCCATTGAGACGCAGGCCGAGGAAACCCCATACCGGGGGACCGTTATTATGAAAGAAGGAACCGGCAGTGCCATGGCCTCCGCCGGTAAATTCGACTTGAAGTGGGATACCACCAACTCAAATCTTCCTACCTCGCTCGCTAAAGCTGTCAAGGACAGGGGAATTTCAGTTCCTTCATTGCCATACCGCGTGATGTCGGCAGATATTCTCATCGAGGGCTGCGGTTGGATCGAGCTCAGTATACAAATTCGCAGCAAGCGGGACACCGAAGACGAACCTTCCTATCCGCAGGTCGAGGTTTTCACTCCCAACGGGAAGCACATCGGGTCTCGGCGTCCGATTGAATGTTGGAATTTTATtgcagagaagaagaaaatcgACAAGCGCAAACGACCGCGCACGAGATATTGA
- a CDS encoding Sde2 N-terminal domain: MASSNVNVLLSTFPGLSLPATLSFTLPSTASTSDLTVKIASYLPPFLSLQSLVLTTTNNKHLTASSECVESFLPTRDGVFTSTLLPLRLTAPVCGGKGGFGSQLRAAGGRMSSKRKRNQGDNNGSSRNLDGRRLRTVNEAKALAEYLAVKPEMDKKEKEERQRRWQSVVEMAEKRQDELKNGNGRQKLDGQWMEDREEMSEKTREAVLRAVKDGEWTDNLRDAILGGSSTSASDEGSEEDASSSEDEESEGNGKSSNPGSSVPQKATPRKFIGFDEDDEFMSDSDEEINESGKGKGKARV, translated from the coding sequence ATGGCTTCCTCAAATGTCAACGTTCTGCTCTCGACCTTTCCAGGACTGTCGCTGCCGGCGACACTTTCGTTCACCTTGCCATCGACAGCGAGCACATCAGACCTGACGGTCAAAATCGCTTCATATCTCCCGCCATTCCTTTCTCTTCAGTCACTCGTCCTTACTACAACAAACAACAAACACCTCACGGCTAGCTCCGAATGTGTCGAATCATTCCTCCCGACCCGCGATGGCGTCTTTACCTCCACACTCCTTCCTCTTCGCCTGACTGCCCCCGTCTGTGGTGGAAAAGGTGGTTTCGGATCCCAGCTGCGTGCCGCCGGTGGCCGCATGTCCAGCAAGCGCAAACGCAATCAAGGTGACAACAATGGCTCTAGTCGTAATCTTGATGGCCGCCGGCTGCGCACCGTCAACGAAGCAAAGGCACTCGCGGAATATCTCGCTGTAAAGCCAGAAATggacaagaaagaaaaagaggaacGCCAGCGCCGATGGCAATCCGTGGTGGAGATGGCCGAAAAACGCCAGGACGAATTGAAGAACGGCAACGGCAGACAGAAGCTGGATGGACAGTGGATGGAAGACAGAGAAGAAATGAGCGAAAAGACCCGTGAGGCAGTTTTACGGGCTGTGAAGGATGGAGAATGGACAGACAATCTTCGCGACGCTATCCTAGGCGGATCCAGCACTAGCGCCAGTGATGAGGGCAGTGAGGAGGATGCTTCATCcagcgaggatgaagagagCGAGGGGAACGGAAAATCATCCAATCCCGGATCCTCTGTGCCTCAAAAGGCTACACCCAGGAAGTTTATAGGCTtcgatgaggatgacgagTTTATGAGTGACTCTGATGAGGAGATAAACGAATCTGGcaagggaaagggaaaggcGCGTGTTTGA
- a CDS encoding 40S ribosomal protein S10b has protein sequence MARFPDLHQELATMLIPKDDRKKIHEYLFREGVLVAKKDFNLPKHSDIDTKNLYVIKALQSLDSRGFVKTQFSWQYYYYTLTPEGLDYLREWLHLPAEVVPATHIKQQRSHAPPRGMMGGEEQRGERRGPRAPREGGYRRREEGGKEGGAPGEFAPSFRGGFGRGRGAAPQE, from the exons ATGGCG CGATTCCCCGACTTGCACCAGGAACTCGCGACAAT GCTTATCCCCAAGGACGACCGCAAGAAGATCCACGAGTACCTCTTCCGTG AGGGAGTGCTCGTGGCCAAGAAGGACTTCAACCTTCCCAAGCACAGTGACATTGACACCAAGAACCTCTATGTCATCAAGGCCCTCCAGTCCCTGGACTCCCGCGGCTTTGTCAAGACTCAGTTCTCGTGGCAGTACTACTACTACACCCTCACTCCCGAG GGTCTGGACTACCTCCGTGAGTGGCTCCACCTCCCCGCCGAGGTTGTCCCTGCCACCCACATCAAGCAGCAGCGTTCCCACGCTCCCCCTCGCGGCATGATGGGCGGTGAGGAGCAGCGCGGTGAGCGCCGTGGTCCCCGTGCTCCCCGTGAGGGCGGTTACCGCCGTCGCGAGGAGGGTGGAAAGGAGGGCGGTGCCCCTGGCGAGTTCGCTCCCTCTTTCCGTGGTGGCTTCGGCCGTGGCCGTGGCGCTGCTCCCCAGGAGTAA